TGACCATTCGGGGTGGCCAGATACTGTAACCACTCAAGGTCAGTGCTCACCCTGTGAGGAAGAAGAAACCCATGAGCACTCTGCCTGTTAAACAAGTCTGCCTGAGAAACCCcatttaataaaaacatattctCCTGCCCAATTCTATGTGATCTAGAGAAATGACTCTCTATGTGGGACTACAGGGAAGAATTTCTTCTCTAATAATAATGGATCCCTTTTCTACCTATACTCCTGAACCTGGAAAgatgaaaaagcaagaaaaatcgAGAGAAATAGGCTGCGAATAGGAAGCAGTGCTTCCCAGCCCACCACCTACGTGCTTTCCCCACAAGACTCCCAGCTTGTGCAGAAAATTAATATTccttcaaaacaaacaaagaaacagaaggaagaaaagaatgacTGCATGGAAttaatgaatggaataaaggaggaagggggaaagagTGAGaaaatgaacgaatgaatgaatgaatgaatgatgaacaGGCAAATTAATCAACGAAGGAGTGAGTCAGAGCGGGTAACCATGGACTCTGAACTTACGCACAGAGGCGGCAAGGGGGATTCCGGAGGGGCGGGGCCTTTGCCCGGAAGCGCCGTCGGGGCGGGGCCCGGGGCGGGGCCATCCCGGGGCGGCCACTTCTTTGGCCCGAGTGGGTGGGGCGAGAGGGAGGACCTGATTGGACTGCCCAGCTGCCCAGAGTAAACGGCTGCCGTGGACCGGATCGACGCTGCTAACCTCGTCCGCGCTTATCGTCCAGTCTTTGCGCCGGCACAACCTGGAACCGAGGCAACTGAGAGCCCGGCGCTGTCTTTACTAGGCGGACCCGCAACCCGGAAAGGCCGCGCGGCGTAGCCCGGAGACCGATCCTGCTCGAACCCGGCCCCAGCGGGCTGGCGCCGCGGGCATGTCGGAGGCGCGGAAGGGGCCGGACGAGGCGGACGAGAGCCAGTGTGACTCCGGCATAGAGTCTCTACGCTCTCTGCGTTCCCTACCGGAGCCCACCCCGGCCACAGGCTCCAGGCCCTCGGACGGCTGCAGCCCCCAGCCCTGGACCCATCCTCCGAGGACCTCCAAGGAGCCGCGGGAAAAGGAAGACGGGGACGGGGAGCGGGCTGACTCCACTTATGGCTCCTCCTCGCTCACCGAGCCCTTGCCCTTGCTGGGAGATCCCGAGGCTGAGGACCCAGCCCCAGGATCGTCACTGCCCTCCGCGGGGGCGCTGAGCCCACAGCTCGAAGCACTCACTTATATCTCTGAGGACGGAGACACGTGAGTATGGGGGCTAGGCTGAGATGTCATACTAACTCTGGGCTTTCCAGGGGCTGCAACTGTCCAGGTACCCCACCACTACCCACAGAGTACACCCCAAGGTACCCCCACGGTGGAAGGGACAGTCCCCACTCTCTTCCAAACTCCCTACTAACTCTTAGCCCACTTTTGTACTCTAGCCAGGTCCAGACCAGAGGACTTGTCATCATTTATTTGCCCTCTTTTTGGGAAATTATTAGAGTTAGCACATTTCTTACCCAGGCACCTGGAACCCCAGCCAGTATCTTGGAAATCTACCAATAACCCATCCCTGGGAAGAGAAAATTCCCCTGACCagtccagttttgttttttgttttttttttttttaacttgctgggggagggggcatcCGTGTTTGCTCAATATCTGGGATTCCCAGCTCCTGACCTCAGAATGCCCTGTCTCAAGGAAAAAGAGACACCAGTTACAGGTTGCCATTCAGTGCCAGGAAGCTTGGGATGGGGGTGCTGGCAGGGTGCAGGGTTGGGACTGGCCCTGAGAAGAAGAGAGTGACTAGGCTGGGGCCAGAGTGCCCAGGCAGACAGGCGACTGGCTGCCCCAGCTTACTTCCTCCTCTACTGAGAAAGGGGAAGTGAGGGCTGAAGTCAGCCCCCAACACCCTTCATTCCTGAGCACCCCAAATCCTCCCTACTGTTCTGTCTTACCCCCTcattctattcttcctctcccaGGCCCAGAGGGAGATTGATGGGCACTGGGCCAGGGGACAGCTGAAGTTACAAGTGATTGTGTGGGATGGGATGGTCAGTTGAGGacttgaaaagaagaaaacactggCAGCTGGGATTTCGGGGTGAGAAATGGGAGAGGAGGGATGGAGTCCCTGATCAGAGATGCTGGAATGAATAGGCATAGGGGAGGCGGGGGTGCCTGTTCTGACCTGCTTTTTGGAGATGCAGGAGTTGTAATCTTTGGTGGATGTTGACATAGTTATCCTCTAGACCCAGTGAGTGGGAGAGGAGAGATCCTAGGGCTTTTGTACTCTGTGCCTAGATCACTACCCCAGAACTCCAAGGTTTCAGGGGCTTCATGCAAGATATCTATCTATGGCTGACCTTTGATCCAGTGAATGGGACTTCTGATACTTCCCTCTTTCATTGGCCTCTCAGCCTCAGCCTTTACCATATCTAGTTAGAGACAGgtggtgtgtgtgtctgagagagagagagagaggtgcaaAGACTCCCAGCAGGTCCCTCAAGAGAAGGTGGGCATTTTCCTCCCTTGGAGGTTGTTGGGCTGTGGGAGGTGTGGAAGTGGGAAGaggaagtgggaggaggggagactgagggagagagggaggtggcTGCAGGAATGTGACCCAGAGAGCAGGCCCTGGCCGAGGGGATTTCCAGAGCGGTTCCTCCCTCCCTCGTCACTCTCTCCTGGGCCTCTCCTGCCGCTTGCCTGCAGCCAAAGCCTGCCCCCTCTCCTGCTGAGCAGCCCCCTGCCCAGCCCAGATGGGCCTTTTAGCCAAGATGTGCCCCTCACTAATGCTGCAAGGCAATTGTCCAGGCCTAAATCCTCCAGCTCCGGCTTTCATTTTCCCCACCTGATGTGGGGAAACCCCAAGACTGGAACTTCCCTTGCCCGATGCTCCCCCTTACCTCGAGGTTAAGACTCTTGTCCCCTTTATCAAACAGACCTTTTCTGCATTGCACAGATCTCCTCTTAGAAGTGCACAGGGCCACTAATCAAGCCCCGTCTGGCTTGTGCCATCTGAGGAGTGGCCCTCATGACTCCcttaggaagggcagcagaacaAAATGCTGTCTCCTGCCTGTCTCCCAAGAACTTCTGTCTCCCTCCCTTGGAATGCATAACACTGAGTTACTGGGGGGAACCCCACATCtgcctcctcctgtcctccctgttgtggggaggtggggagctCGGCCCTGGAAACCCCCTCTGCACCACTCCCGCGGCTTTCAGTTTGGCTTTGAGCTGCAGCTGGCCTCGCAGGGCCCTGGGGGCAGGGGGGAGCAGGGTGTGGGCAGGCTGGACAGGAAGGCCCTTGTCCTGTCAGCACCCTGCCTACGTGCCCACCCAGCCAAGGCCCTCCTCAAGGCCACAAATGGGAATGTGGGCCTCCATCCCCAGAATCCTGCCATTCCACATCAACCCTCACTTCCTGGCCCAAACTCATCTCCTGCACCTACCTTTCAGGTTGCTAATTAGAGGGTAACACAGTCCCTCTAAACCCAAGACCCCAGTCACCCTCTCTGGCCTGGGCCCTGACCCCAGGCACTCCCCTGCTCCCCAGGCTGGTCCACCTGGCAGTGATTCACGAGGCTCCAGAGGTGCTGTTCTGTTGCCTGGCTTTGCTGCCCCAGGAGGTCTTGGACATTCAGAACAACCTTTACCAGGTAGGTAGAAGGAGGAGTCTGTGTCCATAGCAGCCATCCCCAGAAGCCACACCAGGGTTCTTAGGCTGCTCATTTGGGACCTATATGCCAGATGCTGGGCTTGAAGTGGAGGATGCAGAGATGAGTAAGACCCAGCCTCTGCCCACAGGGCACAGTCTGGTCTGGAGGACCCGTGTAAACGCCTAATTATACATCATGGTGACAAACGGTGTGAGAAAGACTCATACCTGCTACTGTAGGGTCCAGTGTCTTTATGGAACAGGTAGAGAAGGCTTAGTACAGGAGGTGACATCTGAATGAAGActtaaggaaggaaggagtttgCCCCGGGAGACTGCCTAGTGCCAATTCCTGCAGCCTAACCCCAGGGGATAGCACAGGTCTCCCTAGAAGGTGAGTGACTGGACTCTGATCCCACATGTTCTTTCTCTAGGAGTTCAGCAGACCTATGAGAAGAACAGGGGGTCATTTCCCTCACTCTGCTTCCAGAACTGGGGTCCTATGAACTTGGTGGTAGGGTGATAGAGGGAAGGACTTGCTAGTACTTTCTTAGAAGACCAGGGCTATGGCCTTTGTAAGCTGCTCTCAAAGAAAATGATGGCATCTGGATATTGCTATGCCCACCTTAGCATCTAGCATGGTCCCAGAGGTGGGAGCATGCTGCAGTAGCCGACTAACCCTCTGTTTGTGCCTGCAGACAGCACTCCATCTGGCTGTTCATCTGGACCAGCCGGATGCAGTTCAGGCCCTGGTGCTGAAGGGGGCCAGCCGGGTGCTACAGGATCGGCATGGTGACACAGCCCTACATGTGGCATGCCAGCGCCAGCATCTGGCCTGTGCCCGCTGCCTGCTAGAGGGGCAGCCAGAGCCAGGCAGAGGAACATCTCACTCCCTGGACCTCCAGCTGCAAAACTGGCAAGGTTTGGGTAGCCCCAGAGCCtttggggaagaggagggggcaggAAACAGGGACCCCACTCCTAGGAAAGGGGGAGACTCAGCTTGTCTGTTGATGTTCCTCCAGCTCTAAGCACCTGGACACTCAGTACATCTTTGCTAGATGAAGGAATAGATGATGGATGAATGATTTGATTCAGAATTGACCCAACACCTACTGAGTGTTGAGCAGAAATCTAAGTTTTGTCcttaaaatatatagtttaatAGAGATTAAATGAactccttcattcattcaacagaaatGTACTGAGTGCCTTTCTGTGTGCCAGATTCTACCCAGGAGCTCAGCTCccatctgaaaacaaaaatgagaaagataGAGATGGACAATAAATATAAGAAGTGAATTATATAGTATGTTAAAAGGAAGTAAGTGCTATGGTCGAGtagagcagagggaggggaaCTGGAATGTGCTGTGGTGGGGAGGttgatgtgatttttaaaaagggtagTCAGGAAAGACCAGGGTCATTTGAACAAAAACTTGAAGGAAATAACGTTTGAATCTCTGTTATAAGcagagagtgggggagggagagttATAGACCAAAAAGGAGATAAGCAAAGAAAGGCGGGGCACACAGAAGGAAGTGGCCCCTGGAGAgagtctggggcaggaggatccccagATGGCTCCTCGGAGAAATCTGGATTGAGCTTGAAGGCAAGTAGAGTTCTAGAGTATGTGTGGGCTTGAGGGGTATGTGCCCTGGAGAAGGGTATGTTTGGGGGCTGTCACTCAGCAGGCTGACCCCTGAAGCATGAAAGTTTCAATAACATGACTGAAAGGTGGAAACTTGCAGTTCCTTTCCCCTCAGACTTTTGAGGGGGTTTTCGGGGTTGCATTTTTAAGAGTCCTGTGATTAAAGGCATTGAGTGGGCAGGAGTCCCTTGGGGCTGAGGGTTAGGGAGGTCCCTGAAGAGAGTGAAAGAGAGCTGGTGAATGCCAATCAGTGTCCCTACCCACCTTACCCCAGGTCTGGCCTGTCTTCACATTGCCACTCTGCAGAGGAACCAGCCTCTCATAGAACTACTGCTTCAGAATGGAGCTGACATTGATGCCCAGGTGAGGTAACCCATCAGGGCACTGCCTGCTCATGGCACCTGACCCAGCCTTCCCCCTGCAAGTTCCCCTACCCCACATGGCAAGTGGTGCCTCTGCTCTCCTCCCAGATCCCACTGCCACTTCAGGGCCTTGGCTGACATCCTTATGCCTTTCCAGGAGGGCACCAGTGGGAAGACAGCATTGCATCTAGCTGTGGAAACCCAGGAGCGGGGCCTGGTACAGTTCCTACTCCAGGCTGGTGCTCAGGTAGATGCCCGCATGCTCAATGGGTGTACACCCCTGCATCTGGCAGCTGGACGGGGCCTCAGTGGCATCTCATCCACTCTGTGTGAGGCCGGCGCTGACTCCCTGCTGCTGAATGTGGAAGATGAGACACCGCAGGACCTGGCTGAGGATGTACGAGGCATAAACTTCTCCATTCTGGTTTCAAGGCCTCTCACACCCATAGCAGAGATAGGGACTGTCAATAGTTGGAAGGACCAGAGAGTTAGGAGTCTTGGGGTACAACCGGGACTCTGCCACTTACCAACCAATCGTGCAACCATGGGCCAACCTTTATCCCTCTCCAAACCGGTTTCCTTAGTTGATCAGGACCAAGAGCCCCAATTTATACTCCTACAGGGGCTCCACAACTAGCGTGAATCAGTGAAACTGGCCAGGTGTACGACCAGCAAGTGGTGAGGCGTGGGAGAGAGCAAAGAGCCATACCTCGGGGTCTCTCCTTGGCTCCAGCAAATGCTTAGGCATAGGAATGTAGGCCCCATGTTTCTAGGTCTTGGAAATTTTCAAGAGGTGAAACCCAGGTTTTCTGTATAGTCTTcctgtttttaaatgttaagtatAAAACAAATGTTCAGAATGTTGTGGCCCCCCCCCAACAAAAGTAGATACAGAGCtatatcatcttttattttttaaaatttagatattcttagttgtaggtgaacgcaatacctttattttagttttatgtgtgctgaggatggaagccagtgcctcatgcatgccaggcgagtgctctaccactcagccccagccccagcccccagagctgGATCATCTTTAATGTCCCTCCTAGCTTAGATATTCTGGCATCATTTTAGAGACTGAAGGCTCTGCCATGTCAGGAGGCCTTCATTAGTATAAAGATGTATTCCCTCAAGTTCTTCAACTCTGGTGAGGAGGGAGTGGCCCAACAAGTTTCCCTAGGTCTCCTCCACTACTGACTTTTCTCATGGCCACTGATCTTGCTTCTCTCTATTCTCTTTCTCAGCCCCTTATTCTTTTGCCCTTCGATGACCTGAAGATCTCCGGGAAGCCGCTGATGTGTGTTGACTAAAGCCAGGACAGGAAACTGGGGCCACTGTTGCTGCAACCTGGGCCCAATGTGCCTTCTGGTGTCCTAGGGACTACTGAAGCCAGAGCCTAGAGCCAGTATGGTTCTGAGTGAGAAAAGAGATTGCAAGTCAGAGAGAGCCAGGCTGGAAGAAAGAGCTTCCCAGGTGGACTGGATGGAGATTCTTGAGAGGCGCCTAAGCCCCAGGCATCCTGGGTGAAGTCTCTTTACCTCTCTTGGAGATGGCAGGGCTCTCATTTCTACCTGTCGGGTCAGTTTGAAACTGCCAACCAGTGGGAAAATGTGGAGGCTTCTGAGTGAGGAGAGactgaaatagaagaagcaggGCCCTGAGGGGTCCCACCTTACTGCTATTGAAGATTCCAAAACACTCTTGTCTAAAAACTTTTAACAGAAGGCCCTGAACTGAGCCTTTGAGAAAGGGACATTGCAGTAACATAACACTAAAGTAGCAGagactttttaaaagtgttttcctCCTACGCGGGTGCAGTGGTACaaacctcaggaggctgaggcaggaggatcaccagtttgagaccagcctcagcaacttagcaagaccctgtctcaaaattaaagaaaaaaataaaaaaggtggggAATACAgctggtagagcacccctggttcaatccccagtgttaaGGGGTTGGGGAGGGTCATCCTTTCTAGAGTTGTTTTGTGCATGTGCATAGGCAGACCTGCTCTGTGACCTTTTGataaaagcaaagagaaggaaatttatCCCCTGGGTATGATAAGGAGCTAATAGTCCTCAGGCTTGTCGCTATCCAGTGCAGACCCTTGTCCTTTTGTGGAAATGAGGgatgaagagagaggaagaggaatgaGAAGACACAGGCCCTGGAGGCTGCCATCTGGAGTAGCCAGAGGAGGCTAGGCACCAGAGACCTGcaactttttacatattttataccaGTGATGCCTACATTGGCATGAAGAAAGGAGGAATAAACCAACATGGTCTCTGACTCTTAGAGTTTACAGCCTCACTCATAaacattaaaatcataaatatccaaatatttatGCAGTGGGTGCTGTGAAGGGAAACACGAGGAGGAAAGAGGACAGTAAAGTGGGTGAGGGACCCTTCTTTGGATGTTCCAGGGACGCCTCTGAGGAGAGTCATCTCATTGGGACATAGGATGAGTAAGTGATGGGGTAGAGCGTTTCGGTGGGGGAAAGCCTTTGGAGAATTAGAGGAACTGAGAATAGACTAGCGAGGCTCTACAGGGCCTGGGTAAGTGGGCGAGGAAATGGGTCAGTTAGGTCATGCGGAGCCTCAGTGGTCACGGGGACGAGGGGGACAGAATTACTAGCCCAACCAAAGAAGGAAGGAGACATCTTCATCCTGTCAGAACATGGGAGAACTAGTGGGGTGTGTTGCTTCTAATCCCAGCGATTTAGGAGACTTGAGAGAGGCGGATccaagttcaaaagcagcctggccaacttagtaagaccctgagttaaatccctagtaccaaaaaaaaaaaaaaaaaaagttgaagaatgACATAAAGGGGAAGTATTTGGGACACAGAGACTCGACGTCCCAGTCCACAAGAGGGCAGTGGTCACCCCTATTCCCAGGATGGTGAGGACTGAGAGCGACGACACCCGGGGGAGGCGTCgctcctgggctggggctctggGCTCCTCCGCCCAAAAGCAGCCCAACCTCTTGGAACCCAGCTTCGTCTGCCTCCAGGCCGCGCGGGGGCGCTGTAGCCCACCGCGGCCGGGGCGCTGCGTGGTAGCGGCAGGGGGCGGCGGGGGGCGGCCTCCGGGAGGGAGGCGCCAAGAGCGCGGCACTTCCGCTAGCCGCCCGCTCGCTGGCTGCTAGCGGAGGCGGCGGAGGGTGCGCGCGGCCCGGGGACTCGCATTCCCCGGTCCCCCTCCGCCCCACGCGGCCCGGGTCATGGACACCAGGTGGGGGGACTAGGGCAGCGGCAGCGCACATGATCGAGCCCCTGGGCCACGTGATCGCCGCTTCTCGGCACTGGGGGCCGGGTGGGGTCCCAGCCGCCAGGCAGCCGGCCCGCGTGGCGCTGCACAGAGCCGTGCTGACGGGGGCGCGGCGTGGGCTTGTGCTCCTTGTGGGACTTGGGGGAATGAGGAGAGAAGGAGCTGGGGACCTTGGCGGTCCGGGAACGTGGGAGGCgggatggggggagggggagctgTCTCTGGCCAGAACAGCCTGGGCGCGCTGGAGGGAACAGAGGGGACCTGTGTGGCCAAAGAGGCGGGTCCGCCTCCGGGGAGGGAGGAGGCCCTGCCTGCCCGCCCCGCGCCTAACCCCCCAAGACAGAGAGAGGCTCTTTGTCCCGCTGGGCTTTAGCGGAGGGGGCGGGGAGAAGACGAGGCACTTATGTGCGGTCCCCTTCTTTGGGCCAGAGGGCTGGAGAACTGCACTCTAATTCTTATGTCCGCGCTCCCAGCAGGTGGTGGGCAGTGGTGGTACTGGCTGCGCTCCCTTCCCTGGGTGCTGGTGGGGAGACTCCTGAAGCCCCTCCGGAGTCATGGACCCAGCTGTGGTTCTTTCGCTTTTTGGTGAATGCTGCTGGCTATGCCACCTTTATGGTACCTGGCTACTTCCTGGTGCATTACTTCAGGAGGAAAAACTACCTGGAGACAGGTGTGTGGAGAGAGGGTGGGGAAGAGGGCTAGGTGTGAATTGCAGATGTTGGTTCAAACCGGAATGTGActtggaaagggaaggaggggggaggCCAATAGGCTGGACAGCAGGGCAGGTTGAGTTGCTGTGGAGGAGGTTTGGGACTTAACTATATGTGTCTTCTTCAGGCAGGGGTCTCTGCTACCCCCTGGTGAAAGCTTGTGTGTTTGGCAATGAGCCCAAGGCCTCTGATGAGGTTCCCCTGGCTCCACGGACAGAGACAGTGGAGACCACCCCCACTTGGCAGGCTCTGAAGCTGCTCTTCTGTACCTTGGGGCTCCAGGTAGGTAGGCAGGCAAGCTCTGCTTCTTGTCCTGGATTGAGCTCAGTGGGCAGGGACTCTGTGAACTCAGTTTTCATTCTGTCCATCTCAAAGGTTTGCGGGTCTGTGTGTTATGTGTCCCTTTCTCTCAGACACACAGAGCACTATCTTCAAAATGTTTGGAGGAAGCAGTGACTTTCCTTTCTTCATCCCCTCTGCTTTTCCAGCATTGGTACTGCAAGTAACAATGCACTATTGTTTTATGATGTGTAGAGCAGAAGAGGGCTCATCTCTTTCCGAAGTTTTTGGTGACATCTATTGTGCTGTTATTATACTTCCCTCTCCCCTGATGTACTTCATACGCTGTAAACCCACTGATAAAAAAGATTGGGGAAGCCATTCAGTACTACATGAGAAAGGGGTCCTAAGGCACTGACTGTGTGGAATTTTAGAGTGGGTACTAGTCCCCTTTTTTGGAGCATGTTGAACTATATAGGAGTCAAACTCTGTCTTTTTGCCTCCCTGAGTTTGAAAGTAGGTAAGAGAACACTCTGGATAGAGCTAACTCTAGTGTTCCCATACTGTGGGAACAAACAGGGTCCAGGGAGTTCTAAAGCATGTGTTAATGTTTTTCACCACAGCGGATTTTCTACAAGGTAAATCCAGACTTAGGAGAGGAAATTTCTACTGCAGAGAAACGCACATGCTGTCCTTTGTCATTGAGAATTATCCTGAGGAAGAGGGAAGTTAAGATCTTCTTTTGcctactttttccttctcttattgTCTCCTGTCTACCCTCCCCAACCCAGGTGTTCTACCTTACTTGGGGTGTGCTGCAGGAAAGAGTGATGACCCGAAGCTATGGGGCCACAGCCACATCACCAGGTGAGCGCTTCACGGACTCGCAGTTCCTGGTGCTAATGAACCGTGTGCTGGCACTGATTGTGGCTGGCCTCTACTGCCTCCTCTGCAAGCAACCTCGACATGGGGCACCCATGTACCGGTACTCCTTTGCCAGCCTGTCAAATGTGTTAAGCAGCTGGTGCCAATATGAAGCTCTCAAGTTCATCAGTTTCCCCACCCAGGTGCTGGCCAAGGCTTCTAAAGTGATCCCTGTCATGCTGATGGGAAAGCTGGTGTCTCGGCGCAGCTATGAACACTGGGAATACCTGACAGCTGGACTTATCTCCATCGGGGTCAGCATGTTTTTGCTGTCCAGTGGACCAGAGCCCCGTAGCTCCCCAGCCACCACACTCTCAGGCCTCATCTTATTGGCAGGCTACATCGCTTTTGACAGCTTCACCTCAAACTGGCAGGATGCCCTGTTTGCCTATAAGATGTCATCAGTGCAGATGATGTTTGGGGTCAATTTCTTCTCCTGCCTCTTCACAGTAATCTCGCTGCTACAGCAGGGGGCCCTCCTGGAAGGGACCCGCTTCATGGGGCGACACAGTGAGTTTGCCGCCCATGCCCTGCTACTGTCTGTCTGTTCCGCATGTGGCCAGCTCTTCATCTTCTACACCATTGGGCAGTTTGGGGCTGCTGTCTTCACCATCATCATGACCCTCCGCCAGGCCATTGCCATCCTTCTTTCCTGCCTCCTCTATGGCCACACTGTCACTGTGGTGGGTGGGCTAGGGGTAGCTGTGGTCTTTGCTGCCCTCCTGCTCAGAGTCTATGCCCGAGGCCGGCTAAAGCAACGGGGAAAGAAGGCTGTACCTATAGAGTCCCCAGTGCAGAAGGTCTGAAAAGATAAGGACCTGAGAGGTGAAATGGAATAGGACCCTCACCATACTTTCAGAGGTGCTGGCTCAAGGACAAAATATGGGTTTTCTCAGTATCATAATCCAGCTCTGCAGCTGGGGATAGGGAGCCCAGAAGGTATCTTCCCTTTTGCCTTAAGCCACCATCCTCCAGTAGGCAAGTTGAGCCTCAGGGTAGAAGGAAGTCTTGGGGTATGGAGGTGTAAAGGGAAAGCTCCTCCATCAAGCTTCCAAGAATGAAGTTTTGACCCACCTGGTGGAACTTATCTGCTTGCCCCCTACCTTCTATACACTCTCATTTCTTACTGTTGAGAGAAGCACAAGTATTGTAGGGTCTGAATGCTGCTTCCCCAGGAGGGTGAGTAAA
This portion of the Marmota flaviventris isolate mMarFla1 chromosome 6, mMarFla1.hap1, whole genome shotgun sequence genome encodes:
- the Nfkbie gene encoding NF-kappa-B inhibitor epsilon, whose product is MSEARKGPDEADESQCDSGIESLRSLRSLPEPTPATGSRPSDGCSPQPWTHPPRTSKEPREKEDGDGERADSTYGSSSLTEPLPLLGDPEAEDPAPGSSLPSAGALSPQLEALTYISEDGDTLVHLAVIHEAPEVLFCCLALLPQEVLDIQNNLYQTALHLAVHLDQPDAVQALVLKGASRVLQDRHGDTALHVACQRQHLACARCLLEGQPEPGRGTSHSLDLQLQNWQGLACLHIATLQRNQPLIELLLQNGADIDAQEGTSGKTALHLAVETQERGLVQFLLQAGAQVDARMLNGCTPLHLAAGRGLSGISSTLCEAGADSLLLNVEDETPQDLAEDPLILLPFDDLKISGKPLMCVD
- the Slc35b2 gene encoding adenosine 3'-phospho 5'-phosphosulfate transporter 1 isoform X3, which produces MLLAMPPLWYLATSWCITSGGKTTWRQVFYLTWGVLQERVMTRSYGATATSPGERFTDSQFLVLMNRVLALIVAGLYCLLCKQPRHGAPMYRYSFASLSNVLSSWCQYEALKFISFPTQVLAKASKVIPVMLMGKLVSRRSYEHWEYLTAGLISIGVSMFLLSSGPEPRSSPATTLSGLILLAGYIAFDSFTSNWQDALFAYKMSSVQMMFGVNFFSCLFTVISLLQQGALLEGTRFMGRHSEFAAHALLLSVCSACGQLFIFYTIGQFGAAVFTIIMTLRQAIAILLSCLLYGHTVTVVGGLGVAVVFAALLLRVYARGRLKQRGKKAVPIESPVQKV
- the Slc35b2 gene encoding adenosine 3'-phospho 5'-phosphosulfate transporter 1 isoform X1, producing the protein MDTSRWWAVVVLAALPSLGAGGETPEAPPESWTQLWFFRFLVNAAGYATFMVPGYFLVHYFRRKNYLETGRGLCYPLVKACVFGNEPKASDEVPLAPRTETVETTPTWQALKLLFCTLGLQVFYLTWGVLQERVMTRSYGATATSPGERFTDSQFLVLMNRVLALIVAGLYCLLCKQPRHGAPMYRYSFASLSNVLSSWCQYEALKFISFPTQVLAKASKVIPVMLMGKLVSRRSYEHWEYLTAGLISIGVSMFLLSSGPEPRSSPATTLSGLILLAGYIAFDSFTSNWQDALFAYKMSSVQMMFGVNFFSCLFTVISLLQQGALLEGTRFMGRHSEFAAHALLLSVCSACGQLFIFYTIGQFGAAVFTIIMTLRQAIAILLSCLLYGHTVTVVGGLGVAVVFAALLLRVYARGRLKQRGKKAVPIESPVQKV
- the Slc35b2 gene encoding adenosine 3'-phospho 5'-phosphosulfate transporter 1 isoform X2, giving the protein MDTRWWAVVVLAALPSLGAGGETPEAPPESWTQLWFFRFLVNAAGYATFMVPGYFLVHYFRRKNYLETGRGLCYPLVKACVFGNEPKASDEVPLAPRTETVETTPTWQALKLLFCTLGLQVFYLTWGVLQERVMTRSYGATATSPGERFTDSQFLVLMNRVLALIVAGLYCLLCKQPRHGAPMYRYSFASLSNVLSSWCQYEALKFISFPTQVLAKASKVIPVMLMGKLVSRRSYEHWEYLTAGLISIGVSMFLLSSGPEPRSSPATTLSGLILLAGYIAFDSFTSNWQDALFAYKMSSVQMMFGVNFFSCLFTVISLLQQGALLEGTRFMGRHSEFAAHALLLSVCSACGQLFIFYTIGQFGAAVFTIIMTLRQAIAILLSCLLYGHTVTVVGGLGVAVVFAALLLRVYARGRLKQRGKKAVPIESPVQKV